A single genomic interval of Daucus carota subsp. sativus chromosome 1, DH1 v3.0, whole genome shotgun sequence harbors:
- the LOC108204483 gene encoding general transcription and DNA repair factor IIH helicase subunit XPD: MKFQIEDVTVYFPYDHIYPEQYAYMLELKRSLDARGHSLLEMPTGTGKTIALLSLITSYSLSKPSNPVKLIYCTRTVHEMEKTLAELKLLYKYQVECLGKAARMLAIGLSSRKNLCVNDRVLKAENRDSVDAGCRKLTASWVRDLAVQNKNVELCSFFEDYDRAGDVLLPAGVYTLQDLRLLGKEKGWCPYFLARHMVKYSNVVVYSYQYLLDPKVAGIISKEMEKESVVVFDEAHNIDNVCIEALSVSVRRQTLEGATRNLSKMSQEIDRLKATDAGRLRSEYNRLVEGLAQRGNLPNNDTWLGNPILPDDILKEAVPGNIRRAEHFLSVLRRLVQYLKGRLETENVVKEGPVTFVGSINAQVGIDQKMLQFCYDRLHSLMLTLEITDTDEFLHIQTICDFATLVGTYTRGFSIIIEPFDERMPHIPDPVLQLSCHDASLAIKPVFERFQSVVITSGTLSPIDLYPRLLNFNPVVSRSFTMSLTRDCICPMVLSRGSDQLPVSTKFDLRSDPGVERNYGRLLLEMVSVVPDGVVCFFVSYSYMDGIVNSWNELGILKEVMQHKLVFIETQDVVETTLALDNYRRACDCGRGAVFFSVARGKVAEGIDFDRHYGRLVIMFGVPFQYTLSRILLARLEYLRETFQIKEGDFLTFDALRQAAQCVGRVIRSKADYGMMIFADKRYTRHDKRSKLPGWILSQLREAHLNLSTDMAVHIAKDFLRKMAQPYDKTGGGGKKTLLSQEDLEKMGIGNTDMLF; this comes from the exons ATGAAGTTCCAAATCGAAGACGTAACCGTATACTTCCCCTACGACCACATCTACCCCGAACAATACGCCTACATGCTCGAACTCAAGCGCTCTCTCGACGCCCGAGGCCACTCTCTCCTCGAAATGCCCACCGGCACCGGCAAGACCATCGCCTTACTCTCTCTCATCACAAGTTACTCTCTCTCTAAACCCTCTAATCCTGTCAAATTGATCTACTGCACTCGCACTGTTCACGAGATGGAGAAAACCCTAGCTGAATTGAAGCTCTTGTACAAGTATCAGGTGGAGTGTTTGGGCAAGGCGGCGAGGATGCTTGCGATTGGACTGTCGTCGCGGAAGAATTTGTGTGTGAATGATAGGGTTTTGAAGGCGGAGAATAGGGATTCGGTTGATGCGGGGTGTAGGAAGCTGACGGCTAGTTGGGTTAGGGATTTGGCCGTTCAGAACAAGAATGTGGAACTCTGTAGTTTTTTCGAGGATTATGATCGGGCCGGGGATGTGCTTCTGCCTGCGGGTGTTTACACATTGCAG GACTTGAGGCTGTTAGGGAAAGAGAAAGGATGGTGCCCGTACTTTTTAGCTCGCCACATGGTAAAATATTCCAATGTAGTGGTTTATAGTTACCAGTACTTGCTTGATCCCAAGGTTGCAGGGATTATATCAAAAGAGATGGAAAAAGAGTCTGTTGTGGTTTTTGACGAGGCTCACAATATTGACAATGTTTGTATTGAGGCGCTTAGTGTTAGTGTGAGGAGGCAGACACTTGAAGGGGCTACAAGGAATCTCAGTAAGATGTCTCAGGAGATTGATAG GTTGAAGGCCACTGATGCTGGTAGATTACGCTCCGAATACAATCGCCTTGTTGAGGGTTTGGCACAGCGAGGAAATCTACCTA ACAACGATACCTGGCTTGGAAATCCTATTTTGCCTGATGATATTTTGAAGGAAGCAGTGCCTGGGAATATACGGCGGGCAGAGCATTTTTTGTCCGTTCTACGCAGATTAGTTCAGTATCTTAAAGGGCGACTAGAAACTGAGAATGTAGTGAAGGAAGGACCTGTTACATTTGTTGGCTCTATAAATGCACAGGTTGGGATTGACCAGAAAATGCTACAGTTTTGTTATGATAGACTCCACTCTCTGATGTTAACGCTGGAGATAACTGACACGGATGAGTTTCTACACATTCAAACAATCTGTGACTTTGCAACGCTTGTAGGGACGTACACTCGAGGGTTTTCGATCATCATTGAACCCTTCGATGAAAGAATGCCGCATATTCCTGATCCTGTGTTGCAG CTCAGCTGCCATGATGCTTCACTTGCAATTAAGCCTGTCTTTGAACGATTCCAATCAGTTGTAATCACTTCTGGAACACTAAGTCCAATTGATTTATACCCACGTCTTCTCAATTTCAATCCCGTTGTTAGTCGAAGCTTTACAATGTCCTTGACAAGGGATTGTATTTGCCCAATGGTTCTTAGTCGTGGAAG tgATCAACTTCCTGTTAGCACAAAATTTGATCTGCGAAGTGATCCCGGTGTTGAAAGAAATTATGGAAGGCTCTTATTAGAGATGGTCTCTGTTGTTCCTGATGGAGTTGTGTGTTTTTTTGTTAGTTACTCATATATGGATGGAATTGTAAATAGTTGGAATGAATTGGGAATTCTGAAG GAGGTAATGCAGCATAAGCTTGTGTTCATTGAGACACAGGATGttgttgaaactacattggccCTGGACAACTATCGCAGGGCTTGTGATTGTGGAAGAGGTGCTGTCTTTTTCTCTGTGGCCAG GGGAAAAGTAGCAGAAGGCATAGACTTTGATAGACATTATGGCAGACTTGTTATCATGTTTGGCGTTCCTTTCCAGTACACGCTAAGCAG GATATTACTTGCACGGTTAGAGTATTTACGAGAGACCTTTCAAATAAAAGAAGGCGATTTCTTGACTTTTGATGCATTG AGACAGGCTGCTCAATGTGTGGGGCGTGTAATCCGTTCAAAAGCTGATTATGGAATGATGATATTTGCCGACAAAAG GTACACCCGTCATGACAAGCGTTCAAAGTTGCCAGGATGGATATTGTCACAGTTACGTGAAGCACATTTGAACCTGAGTACTGACATGGCGGTGCATATAGCAAAAGAT TTCTTGCGTAAAATGGCCCAACCATACGATAAGACCGGTGGTGGTGGTAAGAAGACTCTATTGTCGCAAGAAGACTTGGAAAAGATGGGCATTGGCAATACTGACATGCTGTTTTGA